Genomic DNA from Desulfonema ishimotonii:
GGCGCAGACGGTCAGCCGGATGGAGAGGGCGAAGATCTGGATATCGTCAGTTGGAAGAATATCGGGGAATGATCCGTTTTTCAGGCGGCCGGGGCTTCACGCTTCTGGAGCTGATGGTGGTCATGGTCATTGTGGGGCTGATGAGCGTTCTGATCGTGCCCCGGCTGGGAAAATCCCTGAGCCGCCTGGGTGCGGAGACCGCCGCCAGAAAGGTTGTGGCCTCTCTGCGGTATGCCCGCAGCATTGCCGTGTCCGAACGGAAAATCTGGCTGGCCGACTTTGATTTCGAAGCCGGCCGGATCATTCTGAAACCCTGGCGGCGCGAAACGGATTCGGATGCCGGGGAGCCGGAAACGGTGCGCGAACGGCTTCGGACCTTTACACTGCCGGACGGCGTGCGTCTGGAAAAGGGAATTTCCGTGCGGGGCGATGTGTCCCAAGACGACTTTCAGATTGCCTTTTTCCCCGGCGGCGGCAGTGGCGGCGGCGAGGTGTTTCTCGGAGATGACCACGGACGGCGGTTTCACCTTGAAGCGGATATCATCACCGGGGCGATCCGGCTGGCAGAGGCGGAAGCGCGTGAAAACTGAAACAGCCGGATTCACCCTGATCGAAGTCCTGACGGCTATGATGATTCTGGCCATCTCCCTGGTGACGATTCTCCAGCTCTTTTCCGGGGGCCTGAAATCCGCCCGGCTGTCGGACGAATATACCCGCGCCATCTTTCATGCAAAGGAAAAGATGGCCGAAATTCTTCTGGCCGATCGTCTGTCGGAGACGGAGCGGACCGGTGAATTTGAGGATGGCTACCGCTGGAGTTTCCGGCTGGTCTCCCTGGAACCGGCGGACGAAGAATTTTCGGAAGATGGCAGACCGGCTGCCACCCAGTCCCCGGTTCACCTGTTTCACATTACGGTCACCGTGTTCTGGGACACGGGGAACCGTGAACGGCATTTTGAAATCAGCACCGTGCATATTGCGGATAAGATTGAGACCGAAGATGAGACCTGACCGGGGCTTTACGCTGCTGGAACTGCTCATCTCCCTGACCATCCTCGGGGTCATCATGGTGATCGTGTTCGGGGCATTCCGGGTCGGGGTCCGGGCATGGGAAAAGGGCGAAAAGGATCTGGATACCCAGCAGCGCTACCGCAGCGTTCTGGAACTGATGCAGCGGCAGCTTGCCTCTGCCTTTATCCCGGATCAGAAAAACGGCGGGGGACAGCGCTTCGGGTTCAAGGGGGATGGCAAGTCCCTTGAATTTCTCTCCCGCGTTTCCCTGGTGCCGGGCAATTCCTTCGGTCTGGTCTATGTGCGGTATCGCGTGACCATCAACGATGCTGGGCAGGAGGCCCTGTCGTTTTATGAAAAAAACGTGGTGCTGCTTTCGGATGATTTTGAGCCGGATGCCGTGGCCGAGGATGACTTTTATGAGCTGATTCCGGGAATGGAAGCGTTTGAAATTGAGTATCTGAAGGTGATGCCCCCCACGGATGAGGGCTCGGAGGATGCCGAGGCATGGGCCTTTTCATGGGAGCCGGAAAATGAAACCGGATATCCCCTGGCCGTGCGGCTCCGGTATCAGGCAGCGGCGGAGAGCCCGCCGGTCTGTGTCATCGCCCCGATGCCGGGAAAGGGGGAATAATGCGGCCTGTGCTGACAGACGAGCGGGGGGTGGCCCTCTTTATGGTGCTGTGGGTGCTGGTTCTTCTGTCCGTCATTGTGGGCGAGTTCTGCCACACCATGCGGACCGAGGTGAATATCACCCGCAATTTCAAAGAGGAGACCCAGGCCTATTATATTGCGCGGGCCGGGGTGAATATCACGGTGAGCGAGCTGCTGAAGGCACAGGCCGCGCCGCCGAAGTCCGTTAACGATGACGACGATGCGGCGGATGATGAGGATACCATCCGGTGGCGGGTGAATGCCGAGATGCCGGCCATTCCCTTCGGAGACGGGCAGTTTCGGGTCCGCATCGGCAATGAAAGCGGTAAGATCAACATCAACCGGGCCGAGCAGGGGCTGCTGAAGGTGATGCTGAACCGGTTTGAACTGGCGGATGAGGATCGGGACACCATTACGGATTCGATTCTCGACTGGCGGGACAGGGACGAGCTTCACCGGCTGAACGGGGCGGAAAGCGAATATTACCAGACCCTTGATATCCCGTATAACGCCAAAAACGGTGATTTTGATTCGGCAGAGGAATTGCTGCTGGTCAAAGGCGTGACGCCGGAGATGTTTTACAACGGGCTGCGGGAAATGGTGACGGTGTATCCCAAGTCAGATTCTGCGAAAAAGGTTGAAAAGAAGAAAAGTGCGGCTGCCGATAAGGCGAAAAAGGAAAAGGCATTTGATTATAACCGGATTAACATCAATGCCGCATCGCCCCCGGTGCTGGGGACACTTCCGCTGATGACGGAGGAGCTGGTCCGGGCAGTGGCCGAATACCGGAAAGAGGAGGGGGACTTTACCGCCCTGTCCCAACTGGTGCCGGTGCTGGGAGATGAGGTGTACCGGGCGGTTTACCCGTATGTCACCCTGGAGACCTCCCCGCTGTTTACCATCCGGTCTGCCGGAACCCTGAAGGAAAGCCGGACGGTCCGTGAAGTTGCCGCGACCGTGGAGACAGATATGAAGCTGGAAAAAAAATATCGTATAATTCAGTGGCTGGACGGCGGC
This window encodes:
- a CDS encoding general secretion pathway protein GspK yields the protein MRPVLTDERGVALFMVLWVLVLLSVIVGEFCHTMRTEVNITRNFKEETQAYYIARAGVNITVSELLKAQAAPPKSVNDDDDAADDEDTIRWRVNAEMPAIPFGDGQFRVRIGNESGKININRAEQGLLKVMLNRFELADEDRDTITDSILDWRDRDELHRLNGAESEYYQTLDIPYNAKNGDFDSAEELLLVKGVTPEMFYNGLREMVTVYPKSDSAKKVEKKKSAAADKAKKEKAFDYNRININAASPPVLGTLPLMTEELVRAVAEYRKEEGDFTALSQLVPVLGDEVYRAVYPYVTLETSPLFTIRSAGTLKESRTVREVAATVETDMKLEKKYRIIQWLDGGDRPVQ
- a CDS encoding type IV pilus modification PilV family protein → MKTETAGFTLIEVLTAMMILAISLVTILQLFSGGLKSARLSDEYTRAIFHAKEKMAEILLADRLSETERTGEFEDGYRWSFRLVSLEPADEEFSEDGRPAATQSPVHLFHITVTVFWDTGNRERHFEISTVHIADKIETEDET
- a CDS encoding PulJ/GspJ family protein; this translates as MRPDRGFTLLELLISLTILGVIMVIVFGAFRVGVRAWEKGEKDLDTQQRYRSVLELMQRQLASAFIPDQKNGGGQRFGFKGDGKSLEFLSRVSLVPGNSFGLVYVRYRVTINDAGQEALSFYEKNVVLLSDDFEPDAVAEDDFYELIPGMEAFEIEYLKVMPPTDEGSEDAEAWAFSWEPENETGYPLAVRLRYQAAAESPPVCVIAPMPGKGE
- a CDS encoding GspH/FimT family pseudopilin, producing MIRFSGGRGFTLLELMVVMVIVGLMSVLIVPRLGKSLSRLGAETAARKVVASLRYARSIAVSERKIWLADFDFEAGRIILKPWRRETDSDAGEPETVRERLRTFTLPDGVRLEKGISVRGDVSQDDFQIAFFPGGGSGGGEVFLGDDHGRRFHLEADIITGAIRLAEAEAREN